A single window of Vibrio alfacsensis DNA harbors:
- a CDS encoding aspartate:alanine exchanger family transporter — MSFIFSYLSENPFVFLFLSLAIGYPLGRLSVKGVSLGTTAGTLVVGVALALTSFSIYGLKIEEPGLVSDIFLMMFMYAIGMKVGPQFFSGLARGGIDFVVIGLIVVFSNFAIVVIGAKLMGLEPGYAAGIISGSYTVTAVMGVAQSAINSGAFTPPEGMSVDHVSANIAAGYAISYVLSTVLIILFIKYLPSLFGIDPIKAGKEAETEYSAGDDNEKLPSTFGFSDVGVLPIDVRAYEVTHQELVGRSVQELYQQFPDAAVLKVVRGDQVIDASDNPTLALNDIIGVRGEYHVLISEGESDIGNEVDEPRARNVDIEVADIHVGKSKYAGKTIAELHAEVGFGVYFKALFRQGHQQPLMPQTKVEVGDVIRVAGSQWCVEQTASNLNSVPIVESTITETFYLALSLLIGYLFGHLSVTIAGIPFALGTSAGCMLTGIIFSFLRTRNPAFGGPMSEGARSFLQDIGLNLFVAVLAATVGPKILASFQGIVVIKIAILGVTAALVPPLLAWLYGLYFRKMNPAILAGACAGGRNSTPAMKGAQDASHSDMPAIGYPVPYALTSVLVLILGYIAMVIS; from the coding sequence ATGTCTTTTATTTTTAGTTACTTGTCAGAAAACCCCTTTGTCTTTCTCTTCCTTTCACTTGCGATTGGGTATCCTTTAGGTCGCCTTAGCGTTAAAGGCGTGAGTTTAGGGACAACGGCAGGAACACTCGTCGTCGGGGTCGCATTGGCACTCACTTCTTTCTCCATTTACGGTTTGAAGATTGAAGAGCCAGGCTTAGTTTCAGACATTTTCCTTATGATGTTCATGTATGCGATTGGCATGAAAGTTGGCCCACAATTCTTTTCTGGTCTCGCTCGAGGCGGAATTGACTTTGTTGTTATCGGTTTAATTGTCGTATTCAGCAATTTTGCTATCGTCGTCATCGGTGCCAAGCTGATGGGGCTTGAACCCGGGTATGCGGCTGGAATCATTTCTGGTAGCTATACTGTGACGGCAGTAATGGGCGTGGCTCAATCCGCAATCAATTCAGGTGCATTCACCCCACCAGAGGGCATGAGCGTCGACCATGTAAGCGCAAATATCGCAGCAGGCTACGCGATCAGTTATGTATTATCTACTGTCCTCATTATTCTATTTATTAAATATCTTCCTTCACTTTTTGGCATTGACCCAATCAAGGCAGGAAAAGAGGCAGAAACAGAATATTCAGCGGGCGACGACAATGAAAAATTGCCCAGTACGTTTGGATTCTCAGACGTAGGCGTTCTACCCATCGATGTTCGCGCCTATGAAGTAACCCATCAAGAATTGGTAGGACGTTCAGTACAAGAACTTTACCAACAATTCCCGGACGCGGCAGTACTCAAAGTAGTGAGAGGTGATCAAGTTATTGATGCATCAGACAACCCAACTCTTGCTCTAAATGACATCATCGGTGTGCGTGGTGAATATCATGTACTCATTTCTGAGGGAGAATCCGATATTGGCAACGAAGTCGATGAGCCAAGAGCACGCAACGTCGACATTGAGGTCGCCGACATCCATGTGGGCAAGTCTAAATATGCAGGAAAAACCATCGCCGAATTACATGCAGAAGTGGGATTTGGCGTTTATTTTAAAGCCCTTTTTCGACAAGGACACCAACAACCTTTGATGCCACAAACAAAAGTGGAAGTTGGTGACGTTATTCGTGTCGCTGGTTCTCAATGGTGTGTCGAACAAACTGCGTCCAATTTAAATAGCGTTCCCATCGTCGAGAGCACCATCACAGAGACATTTTATTTAGCGCTATCACTGCTCATAGGGTACCTATTCGGCCATCTTAGCGTAACCATAGCCGGCATTCCTTTTGCGTTAGGTACCTCTGCGGGTTGTATGCTCACTGGTATTATTTTCTCTTTCCTTAGAACTCGTAATCCAGCGTTTGGAGGCCCTATGAGTGAGGGCGCGCGAAGTTTTTTACAAGACATCGGGCTAAACCTGTTTGTTGCTGTATTAGCCGCGACCGTAGGACCAAAAATTCTGGCCTCTTTTCAAGGCATCGTCGTCATTAAAATTGCAATATTAGGGGTCACAGCAGCATTGGTGCCACCTCTTCTTGCTTGGCTCTATGGCTTGTATTTTAGGAAAATGAACCCGGCAATTCTTGCTGGCGCTTGTGCTGGAGGAAGAAATAGCACACCAGCAATGAAAGGAGCCCAAGATGCAAGCCATAGTGATATGCCTGCCATTGGCTACCCTGTGCCCTATGCATTGACATCGGTACTGGTTCTTATCCTTGGCTATATTGCTATGGTTATCAGTTAA
- a CDS encoding glutamate decarboxylase — translation MPLHKKSAVRGSILDDVYSSKDLSVVMPKYRIPENEHSPHNAYQVVHDELMLDGNSRQNLATFCQTWVEDEVHQLMNECIDKNMIDKDEYPQTAELESRCVHMLADLWHAPEAENPMGCSTTGSSEAAMLGGMALKWAWREKMKQLGKPTDRPNLICGPVQVCWHKFARYWDIELREIPMQGDRLIMTPEEVIKRCDENTIGVVPTLGVTFTCQYEPVKAVHEALDKLQEQTGLDIPIHVDGASGAFLAPFCDPDLEWDFRLPRVKSINASGHKFGLAPLGVGWVVWRDADALHKDLIFNVNYLGGNMPTFALNFSRPGGQIVAQYYNFLRLGKEGYRKIHQACYETAHYLAEEIEKMGMFKIIYNGHGGIPALSWSLKDDTKPGFNLYDLSDRIRSRGWQIAAYAMPAEREDLVIMRILVRHGFSRDMADLLISDLKHCVDFFDKHPVVNGSNEDESSNFNHG, via the coding sequence ATGCCTCTGCACAAAAAATCAGCCGTACGCGGCTCAATCCTCGATGATGTTTACTCTTCAAAAGATTTATCTGTCGTCATGCCTAAGTATCGCATTCCCGAAAATGAGCACTCCCCGCATAACGCTTATCAGGTGGTCCATGATGAGTTAATGCTTGATGGAAACTCACGACAAAACCTAGCTACATTTTGCCAAACTTGGGTGGAGGATGAGGTTCATCAACTCATGAATGAATGCATCGATAAAAATATGATCGATAAAGATGAGTACCCACAAACTGCTGAGCTAGAGTCTCGATGTGTTCATATGCTCGCTGACCTTTGGCATGCTCCTGAGGCCGAAAACCCAATGGGATGCTCAACAACAGGGTCAAGTGAAGCGGCAATGCTAGGAGGAATGGCCTTAAAATGGGCATGGCGCGAAAAGATGAAACAACTCGGCAAACCCACTGATCGACCAAACCTAATATGTGGACCGGTTCAAGTATGCTGGCACAAATTTGCACGATATTGGGATATTGAACTTCGTGAAATACCGATGCAAGGCGACCGTTTAATTATGACGCCGGAAGAAGTCATAAAGCGATGTGATGAGAACACTATTGGTGTCGTACCTACCTTAGGTGTAACTTTTACTTGTCAGTATGAGCCTGTAAAAGCGGTGCATGAAGCGCTAGACAAACTGCAAGAACAAACTGGCTTAGATATCCCAATTCACGTTGACGGAGCTAGCGGTGCTTTCTTGGCTCCTTTTTGTGACCCCGATTTAGAGTGGGATTTCCGATTACCCCGCGTTAAATCGATCAATGCCTCCGGTCACAAGTTCGGGCTTGCCCCTCTCGGAGTAGGTTGGGTGGTATGGCGTGATGCCGATGCATTACATAAAGATCTGATATTTAACGTGAACTACTTGGGCGGTAACATGCCAACTTTTGCTCTTAACTTCTCTCGCCCTGGGGGACAAATCGTTGCTCAGTACTATAACTTCCTACGTTTGGGTAAAGAAGGATATCGAAAAATCCACCAAGCTTGCTATGAAACTGCTCATTACCTCGCAGAAGAGATAGAAAAAATGGGTATGTTTAAAATCATCTACAACGGCCACGGGGGAATTCCAGCCCTAAGTTGGTCCTTAAAAGATGACACAAAACCTGGTTTCAATCTCTACGATCTATCAGATCGTATTCGCTCTCGTGGTTGGCAAATCGCCGCCTATGCAATGCCTGCGGAAAGGGAAGATCTCGTCATAATGCGTATCTTAGTTCGTCACGGATTCAGTCGCGACATGGCCGATTTATTGATTTCTGATTTAAAACACTGTGTGGATTTCTTCGACAAGCATCCTGTCGTTAACGGTAGTAATGAAGATGAGTCCTCTAACTTTAATCATGGGTAA
- a CDS encoding mechanosensitive ion channel family protein yields MTYRYSFTPRSCAAALFSFLLACVLSFGPITIHATEANSEQQTSLAERTIDNINQDILDLSATLKQAIGDERDALQLQLFQKNEELRNRLSAAINSKSIPNEKLIALVRTQQKYSDGSFAYLDDRVKVLNEKINTAKEQDKLSLVNVYRELQQYLDVSFEAGSQNLIWLKELGVQDNEAEQIFKDSVDKRMRLLSASIEYLNQQKKFIGAQISSSPESEKTALQLNELILKQRLDIATNSLRSLISIGDGLGLETSEYKRQIFEVTGSITHDLLNAKVVLSILSHWSSSAGDWFAENATQHIFQLFVFALILLIARALSKLTRKVVSKAVASKNLKLSHLMQDFFISMSGKAVWVIGIMVGLSQIGLNLAPILTGFGIAGVIIGFALQDTLSNFAAGMMLLIYRPFDVGDFVYAGGVDGKVSHMSLVNTTIRTFDNQIIMVPNSKIWGDVIKNVTHERIRRVDMVFGIGYADDLLKAESVLNDIITSHPAVLRSPEPMIKVHTLNTSSVDFIVRPWVKTDDYWDVYWDVTKEVKLRFDREGISIPFPQQDVHLHMVSNDKQDA; encoded by the coding sequence ATGACCTATCGATATTCTTTTACACCGCGTTCTTGTGCGGCCGCACTTTTCAGTTTTTTGCTTGCTTGTGTTCTGAGTTTTGGGCCTATTACGATTCATGCAACAGAGGCGAATAGTGAACAACAAACCTCTCTTGCAGAGCGGACGATTGATAATATTAATCAAGATATTTTGGATTTGTCTGCCACGCTTAAACAAGCCATTGGAGATGAGCGAGATGCTTTGCAATTGCAGCTTTTTCAGAAAAATGAAGAACTGAGAAATCGCCTTTCAGCGGCAATAAACAGCAAATCCATTCCCAACGAAAAGCTCATTGCACTCGTTAGAACGCAGCAAAAATATTCAGATGGTTCATTTGCTTATTTAGATGATCGTGTCAAAGTGCTAAATGAAAAAATCAACACAGCGAAAGAACAAGATAAGCTCTCTCTAGTGAATGTTTACCGCGAGCTTCAACAGTACTTAGATGTTAGTTTCGAAGCCGGTTCACAGAACTTAATTTGGCTGAAAGAACTGGGTGTTCAAGATAATGAAGCAGAGCAAATATTTAAAGATAGCGTTGATAAGCGCATGCGTCTGCTGTCGGCTTCTATTGAGTACCTAAATCAGCAAAAAAAGTTTATTGGTGCGCAAATATCGTCAAGCCCTGAGTCAGAAAAAACCGCGTTGCAGTTGAATGAACTGATCCTCAAGCAAAGGTTGGATATAGCGACGAACAGTTTGCGTTCTTTGATTTCGATAGGGGATGGGTTAGGGCTAGAGACCTCAGAATACAAACGCCAGATCTTTGAAGTAACGGGCAGTATCACGCACGATCTGCTCAATGCAAAAGTGGTTCTGTCTATTCTAAGCCATTGGTCTAGTTCCGCAGGGGATTGGTTTGCAGAAAATGCTACACAACATATATTCCAGCTTTTTGTTTTTGCCTTAATTCTTTTGATCGCACGAGCGCTCTCGAAACTGACACGAAAAGTGGTGAGCAAAGCCGTCGCATCTAAGAATTTAAAACTGTCCCATCTCATGCAAGATTTCTTTATTTCGATGTCTGGCAAGGCAGTATGGGTGATTGGTATCATGGTCGGCCTGTCTCAGATAGGCTTGAATCTCGCGCCTATCCTGACCGGTTTCGGTATTGCTGGTGTGATCATTGGTTTTGCATTGCAAGATACACTATCAAACTTTGCGGCAGGCATGATGTTGTTGATTTATCGCCCGTTTGATGTTGGCGATTTCGTTTACGCGGGTGGCGTAGATGGTAAAGTAAGCCACATGAGTTTGGTGAACACCACAATTCGTACGTTCGACAACCAGATCATTATGGTGCCAAACAGTAAGATTTGGGGCGATGTGATTAAGAACGTCACGCATGAGCGTATTCGCCGTGTTGATATGGTTTTTGGTATTGGCTACGCTGACGATCTGTTGAAAGCCGAGTCTGTGTTGAATGACATCATCACTTCCCATCCTGCGGTTCTTCGCTCCCCAGAGCCAATGATTAAAGTACACACTTTGAATACATCTTCTGTTGATTTTATTGTCCGCCCTTGGGTAAAAACGGATGATTATTGGGATGTCTACTGGGACGTAACCAAAGAAGTGAAGTTGCGCTTTGATCGTGAGGGGATCTCTATTCCTTTCCCTCAACAAGATGTTCACTTGCACATGGTGAGCAATGATAAGCAAGATGCCTGA
- a CDS encoding PLP-dependent cysteine synthase family protein — MCTDHNWINNAVRKIEADFQRSADTHLFKLDLPSLEGIDIYLKDESTHPTGSLKHRLARSLFLYAICNGWVGPETTVIEASSGSTAVSEAYFARLLGLPFIAVMPKSTARKKIEQIEFYGGKAHLVDRSDQIYDESRRLAEELNGHYMDQFTYAERATDWRGNNNIANSIFSQMKLEDHPIPSWVVMSPGTGGTSATIGRFIRYQKYDTKLCVVDPDNSVFFDSFQSGNANIRGENGSKIEGIGRPRVEPSFIAGVVDEMRKIPDAASVATAHWVSGLIGRKVGASTGTNLYGVLQLACEMKQRGENGSIVTLLCDSGERYLDTYYDAEWVKTNIGDIQPYLTQLEIIQAKGCVEPACCGPVTK; from the coding sequence ATGTGCACAGACCACAACTGGATCAATAACGCAGTCCGTAAAATTGAAGCTGACTTCCAACGTTCTGCCGATACACACCTATTCAAACTCGATCTTCCATCTTTAGAAGGTATTGATATCTATCTGAAAGATGAAAGTACGCACCCAACGGGTTCATTGAAGCACCGATTAGCACGCTCACTATTCCTTTACGCGATTTGTAATGGTTGGGTTGGTCCTGAGACAACGGTTATCGAAGCTTCATCAGGCAGCACTGCCGTTTCTGAGGCTTACTTCGCACGCCTTCTTGGTTTACCTTTTATTGCGGTGATGCCAAAGAGCACTGCTCGTAAAAAGATTGAGCAGATCGAGTTCTATGGCGGTAAAGCACACCTTGTTGATCGTTCAGACCAAATCTATGATGAGTCTCGCCGTCTCGCAGAAGAACTTAACGGTCACTACATGGATCAATTTACCTACGCAGAGCGCGCGACAGACTGGCGTGGTAACAACAACATCGCTAACTCCATCTTCAGCCAAATGAAACTAGAAGATCACCCTATCCCAAGTTGGGTGGTAATGAGCCCTGGTACAGGTGGCACATCTGCAACCATCGGACGCTTTATCCGTTACCAAAAATACGATACAAAACTGTGTGTCGTTGACCCTGATAACTCCGTATTCTTTGACTCTTTCCAGTCAGGTAATGCGAACATTCGAGGTGAGAACGGAAGTAAAATCGAAGGCATTGGCCGTCCACGCGTTGAGCCTAGCTTCATTGCTGGCGTTGTTGACGAAATGCGCAAAATCCCGGATGCAGCAAGTGTTGCAACAGCGCATTGGGTGTCAGGACTCATTGGTCGCAAGGTTGGCGCATCTACGGGTACTAACCTTTACGGCGTTCTTCAACTTGCATGCGAAATGAAACAACGCGGCGAAAATGGCTCTATCGTGACTCTACTTTGTGACTCTGGTGAGCGTTACCTAGATACGTACTACGACGCAGAATGGGTAAAAACAAACATTGGTGATATCCAGCCATACTTGACTCAACTTGAAATCATTCAAGCAAAAGGCTGTGTCGAACCAGCATGCTGCGGCCCAGTTACTAAGTAA
- a CDS encoding Lrp/AsnC family transcriptional regulator: MSLDKLDRQLLSLLQTDATLSLNDLAERINLTTTPCWKRLKKLEDEGYIEKRVALLNAEKLDLSFIAFVQLKTSDHSEDWYHHFVTTVSDFPEVMEFYRMAGEYDYMMKVLVRDMKRFDEFYKRLVNSVRGLSNVTSTFAMEPIKYTTELPISF, from the coding sequence ATGAGCTTAGATAAATTAGATAGGCAGTTACTTTCTTTACTCCAAACCGATGCTACGTTGTCTTTGAATGACTTAGCTGAACGCATCAATTTGACCACCACGCCATGCTGGAAACGCCTTAAAAAGCTAGAAGATGAGGGATATATTGAAAAGCGAGTGGCATTGCTCAACGCAGAAAAACTCGATCTGTCTTTTATTGCTTTTGTGCAATTGAAAACCAGCGATCACTCAGAGGATTGGTACCATCACTTTGTTACGACAGTGAGTGATTTTCCAGAGGTGATGGAGTTTTATCGTATGGCGGGGGAATACGACTATATGATGAAAGTGTTGGTTCGGGATATGAAGCGTTTTGATGAATTTTATAAACGCTTAGTGAATAGCGTGAGAGGCTTATCTAATGTGACCTCTACCTTTGCGATGGAGCCGATTAAGTACACAACAGAACTGCCTATTAGTTTTTAA
- the tesB gene encoding acyl-CoA thioesterase II, whose protein sequence is MSKPLRELLSLLQLEKLEEGLFRGQSENLGLPQVYGGQVIGQALSAARYTVEETRTVHSFHSYFLYPGDPEKPIIYDVENLRDGRSFSTRRVKAIQNGRPIFYLTASYHGEAPGFDHQNTMPDIPGPENFPSETELASHIAEYLPEKLRKTVCGEKPIETRPVNIINPLNPKKTEAKQYLWIRANGDMPENQLIHQYLLGYASDWGFLVTALFPHEVSLMTPNFQVATIDHSIWFHRPFRMDEWLLYVIESPTASNTRGLVRGEIYNQQGHLVATAVQEGVMRFTK, encoded by the coding sequence ATGAGTAAACCACTACGAGAATTACTTAGCCTATTACAACTCGAAAAATTAGAAGAAGGCTTGTTCCGTGGACAAAGCGAGAACCTAGGTTTACCTCAAGTTTATGGCGGTCAGGTGATTGGGCAAGCATTATCAGCAGCACGTTATACCGTCGAGGAAACACGTACTGTCCACTCTTTTCATAGCTACTTTCTTTACCCTGGCGATCCGGAAAAACCCATCATTTATGATGTAGAGAACCTAAGAGATGGCCGCAGTTTTAGTACTCGACGCGTTAAGGCCATCCAAAATGGCCGCCCGATCTTCTATCTTACGGCATCATATCATGGAGAAGCGCCGGGCTTTGATCACCAAAATACAATGCCTGACATTCCCGGACCAGAAAACTTCCCATCAGAAACCGAACTTGCAAGTCACATTGCCGAGTATTTGCCAGAGAAACTTCGCAAAACTGTTTGTGGTGAAAAGCCGATTGAGACACGGCCAGTCAATATCATTAACCCACTCAATCCAAAAAAAACAGAAGCAAAACAGTACCTTTGGATACGTGCCAATGGTGATATGCCAGAGAACCAATTGATTCACCAATATTTGCTTGGTTATGCTTCAGACTGGGGTTTTTTAGTGACAGCGCTATTCCCCCATGAAGTATCACTAATGACACCAAACTTCCAAGTCGCAACGATCGATCACTCCATTTGGTTCCATCGCCCATTTAGAATGGATGAATGGCTTCTCTACGTGATCGAAAGCCCAACAGCGAGTAATACCAGAGGCTTGGTGCGTGGCGAAATTTACAACCAACAAGGTCACCTTGTCGCCACAGCTGTGCAAGAAGGTGTTATGCGTTTTACCAAATAA
- a CDS encoding YbaY family lipoprotein, which produces MKKTLLLVTSLLFGAALVGCQSSQVTEVESAEASMNTITGTVAYRERIALPPHAVVTVALEDVSLADAPAKVLAKQTFETAGKQVPFAFELSYDSNDIKPNHRYSLRARIEVDGKLRFINDTSIPVITDPEQTHEANIRLVGTR; this is translated from the coding sequence ATGAAAAAAACGCTACTACTTGTTACTTCTTTATTGTTTGGTGCAGCGCTTGTGGGTTGTCAATCATCTCAAGTGACTGAAGTCGAATCCGCGGAGGCATCAATGAATACAATTACAGGTACAGTGGCATACCGAGAGCGCATTGCATTACCTCCCCATGCCGTTGTAACCGTTGCGCTAGAAGACGTGTCTTTAGCTGATGCTCCAGCAAAAGTGCTAGCAAAACAGACATTCGAAACCGCAGGTAAGCAAGTGCCTTTTGCATTTGAATTAAGCTACGACAGCAATGATATCAAACCAAATCATCGTTACAGCTTACGCGCTCGTATTGAAGTTGATGGCAAACTGCGTTTTATTAATGATACTAGCATTCCAGTGATTACTGATCCTGAGCAAACACATGAAGCGAATATCCGCCTAGTGGGTACGCGTTAA
- a CDS encoding DNA base-flipping protein — protein sequence MDQFLMQIFAVIHQIPKGKVTTYGEIAKLASYPGYARHVGKALGNLPEGSQLPWFRVINSQGKISLKGEDLQRQKRKLEAEGVEVSEIGKVSLRKYKWQP from the coding sequence ATGGACCAATTTTTAATGCAAATCTTTGCTGTAATTCACCAAATTCCAAAAGGAAAAGTGACCACTTATGGGGAAATTGCAAAGTTAGCAAGCTACCCAGGCTATGCTCGACATGTAGGGAAAGCCCTCGGTAACTTACCAGAGGGAAGTCAGTTACCTTGGTTTCGTGTCATTAATAGTCAGGGTAAAATTTCTCTGAAAGGTGAGGATCTTCAACGGCAGAAACGCAAGCTCGAAGCTGAGGGCGTTGAAGTGTCTGAAATTGGGAAAGTATCTCTCAGAAAGTACAAATGGCAGCCTTAA
- a CDS encoding GGDEF domain-containing protein yields MVKVVRSLLFLACLLFSLCVKAEVTTLSTYKVATEADDVVTRVLFDAIAKEFSIHIEYVTYSNFDAILEAVAKGEADFAGNITYTEARAKRFSYSRPTNIEYTYLYAISDVSLRDASVIGVPHGTIYADLITENYPYITLIAYQGHEEAVALMRARRVDGVVDAINQLKPMLLEGVEATLLNDHISIKPVSIVSRKGTHIDELEKFSSFIHSEKVQKLLRHEITQYQFELRQTALRESIKTLPFDLDKPITIKFEPLYPYVVYQPDGSVNGLTADVVLRSCDILALNCQVISKPDESWESMYQEFIKGDFDVLAPFTISQKRQHFSHFPQPHYSPAAVMVKRLGYKTNVYSHVSQLISERIGVVKDDFFDQMLTRMLPLKDIHRYPSQTELLDAMLAKEVDYIPMDTAMLNHLLRQSELIPIEQDNAIGEFYHSQLSIGLVDNERGGLLAPYFSRAISMLDLEKIIATYDLRPDWRTALEYEIRLATQTQVLFVSVLVVALGITLYLYRQSNTDNLTGLRNRRALQVKYRNGFSKDLTILYLDINKFKKINDTYGHQSGDEVLKLIAAKIRRVWDGTGYRIGGDEFILLGYPSDEQLTLALKELRKLGAKDGLVGDVSNVTISVGVSRQRERFVSLQKGLHLADADMYNSKMRSKPVNTKQATACEAVGE; encoded by the coding sequence ATGGTTAAAGTTGTGCGAAGTTTGTTGTTTTTGGCTTGCTTGTTGTTCAGTTTATGCGTTAAGGCAGAAGTAACAACGCTAAGTACTTATAAAGTGGCGACAGAAGCAGACGATGTTGTTACACGAGTATTGTTTGATGCGATTGCCAAAGAATTTAGCATTCACATCGAATATGTTACTTATTCAAATTTTGACGCGATTCTTGAAGCGGTCGCAAAGGGTGAGGCTGATTTTGCTGGCAATATCACCTATACGGAGGCAAGGGCAAAGCGCTTTAGTTACTCTAGGCCAACCAATATTGAATATACCTACCTTTATGCTATCAGTGACGTCTCGTTGCGTGATGCTTCCGTTATTGGCGTTCCGCACGGCACTATCTATGCGGATCTTATTACAGAGAATTATCCATATATCACGTTAATCGCTTATCAAGGTCATGAAGAAGCCGTCGCACTAATGCGAGCGAGGCGAGTCGATGGTGTTGTCGATGCAATCAATCAGCTAAAACCAATGTTGCTTGAGGGGGTTGAAGCGACACTACTTAATGATCATATCTCCATTAAACCGGTGTCGATTGTCAGTCGAAAAGGGACTCACATTGATGAGCTAGAGAAGTTTTCCTCATTTATTCATAGTGAAAAAGTTCAAAAGCTGTTGCGACATGAAATTACGCAATATCAATTTGAATTGCGTCAAACGGCATTACGAGAATCGATCAAAACACTACCTTTTGATTTGGATAAGCCGATCACAATTAAGTTTGAGCCACTTTACCCTTATGTTGTTTATCAACCAGATGGCTCAGTTAACGGACTGACCGCAGATGTTGTGTTGAGAAGCTGCGATATATTGGCGCTGAATTGTCAGGTGATCAGTAAACCTGACGAAAGTTGGGAGTCAATGTACCAAGAGTTTATCAAAGGTGATTTTGACGTTCTTGCTCCATTTACGATTAGTCAAAAACGCCAACATTTTAGCCACTTCCCACAACCTCATTATTCTCCCGCAGCGGTTATGGTGAAAAGACTGGGGTATAAAACCAACGTGTATTCCCATGTGTCGCAATTGATTTCTGAGCGTATTGGTGTCGTTAAAGACGACTTTTTTGATCAGATGCTAACCAGAATGTTACCGCTTAAAGACATTCATCGTTACCCATCTCAGACTGAGCTCCTCGATGCCATGCTCGCAAAAGAGGTGGACTATATTCCGATGGATACGGCGATGCTGAACCATTTATTGCGCCAAAGTGAGCTGATCCCAATAGAGCAGGACAACGCGATAGGTGAGTTTTATCATTCTCAATTGTCCATTGGCTTGGTGGACAATGAACGAGGCGGATTATTAGCACCATACTTTAGCCGTGCGATTTCAATGTTGGATTTAGAAAAAATCATTGCAACGTATGATTTACGGCCAGATTGGCGAACCGCGTTGGAATATGAAATTCGTTTAGCCACACAGACGCAGGTGTTGTTCGTCTCCGTGCTTGTCGTAGCACTTGGTATCACTTTATATCTCTATCGACAGTCAAATACAGATAACCTGACGGGGTTAAGGAACCGACGTGCATTGCAAGTTAAGTATCGTAATGGCTTTTCTAAAGACCTGACCATACTTTATTTAGATATCAATAAGTTTAAGAAAATCAATGATACTTATGGTCATCAATCAGGGGATGAAGTGCTAAAACTTATCGCTGCAAAAATACGTCGGGTATGGGATGGAACAGGTTATCGGATTGGTGGTGATGAGTTTATTCTCCTCGGGTATCCATCAGACGAGCAGTTAACGTTGGCATTGAAAGAGTTACGCAAGTTGGGTGCTAAAGATGGCCTCGTTGGTGATGTTAGTAATGTAACTATCTCGGTTGGCGTGTCTAGGCAGCGGGAGCGTTTTGTTAGCTTACAGAAAGGCTTGCACTTAGCAGACGCTGATATGTACAACAGCAAAATGAGATCAAAGCCAGTGAACACCAAGCAGGCAACAGCATGCGAGGCGGTAGGGGAATAA
- a CDS encoding RNA methyltransferase — translation MISKNQLKLLRALGQKKQRKAHGLFLVQGEKNVLELANSSLTVKQIFATAEFLEQHRQELNGFECIEASLDDLTKASTLVSNNAAIAVVEIPNVKVPQAKGMMIALDGVSDPGNLGTIIRVADWYGIKHIVASTDCADPYNPKTISATMGSFGRVQVSLVDLPSYLEDANLPVYGAFLEGESVHKTEFSAEGILLMGSESHGVREAASKFVTDKVTIPAFGGAESLNVAMATGIILDNMRRQHS, via the coding sequence ATGATTTCAAAAAACCAATTAAAACTGCTTCGTGCTTTGGGTCAAAAGAAGCAGCGTAAAGCGCATGGCTTATTTCTGGTTCAGGGTGAAAAGAACGTACTGGAGCTGGCAAACAGTTCGCTAACGGTAAAACAGATCTTTGCGACAGCTGAATTTTTAGAGCAGCACCGCCAAGAGCTAAACGGATTCGAATGCATTGAAGCGTCACTTGATGACTTAACTAAAGCCAGTACGTTGGTCAGTAACAATGCAGCTATTGCTGTGGTTGAAATCCCGAATGTAAAAGTACCACAGGCAAAAGGAATGATGATTGCGCTGGATGGCGTGTCTGATCCGGGTAACCTTGGTACGATCATTCGCGTAGCCGATTGGTATGGCATTAAGCATATTGTTGCGAGTACGGATTGTGCTGACCCATACAACCCAAAAACCATCAGTGCCACTATGGGTAGTTTTGGTCGTGTGCAAGTTAGCCTTGTGGATCTGCCAAGCTATTTAGAAGACGCGAATTTGCCAGTATATGGTGCATTCCTTGAGGGTGAGAGTGTACATAAAACAGAATTTTCTGCAGAGGGTATTTTGTTAATGGGCAGTGAGTCTCACGGCGTGCGTGAAGCGGCATCAAAGTTTGTGACCGATAAGGTTACTATTCCAGCATTTGGCGGTGCAGAGTCACTGAACGTAGCAATGGCGACAGGTATCATTCTGGATAACATGCGTCGTCAACACAGCTAA